A single genomic interval of Cydia strobilella chromosome 3, ilCydStro3.1, whole genome shotgun sequence harbors:
- the LOC134756291 gene encoding uncharacterized protein LOC134756291, producing the protein MVNLPQPEEQVARAVGERGSNRFQGTRSHHQWGARYGRRREQMRQRLEPATLLELERLAAKTVTLMEKYAPKSENNFPMAMELLRRQHNLHFVMVCENCHGTHNYDELVAPER; encoded by the exons ATGGTCAATTTACCTCAACCCGAAGAACAAGTCGCAAGAGCCGTGGGAGAGAGAGGCAGTAACCGATTCCAA GGCACGCGCAGTCACCATCAGTGGGGCGCGCGCTACGGGCGGCGCCGCGAGCAGATGCGGCAACGGCTCGAGCCAGCCACGCTACTCGAGCTTGAGCGGCTCGCCGCCAAGACCGTCACCCTTATGGAGAAGTACGCGCCCAAGTCGGAGAACAACTTCCCCATGGCCATGGAGCTGCTGCGGAGGCAGCATAATCTC CATTTCGTAATGGTCTGCGAGAATTGTCACGGCACACACAACTACGACGAGCTCGTAGCCCCCGAGCGATGA